The Solanum lycopersicum chromosome 2, SLM_r2.1 DNA window aagtGCTTACTtttactaaatttatttttaaagtattgattaaatttaataattaacatTGATAAATATTTGATAGAGTAAATTAAAAGATCTAAACTACTCAAGTGatacttaaataaatattttaaatctattatTAAAGTTCACCGTTTTAATTTGTCTTCCATTAAATTCTTAACGGTCTATTCCACTTCAGACATAAAATGAGATATCTTAGAAATAGATTTTTCATATAAGAAGGCATGCCTGTAGTCGTCGACATATGTTGAACGCAACaacaaattcaatatatatatatatatatatatttttttgtatatttgagttttattttaGAAGTGTTCATGGTTTCTTTTGGAGttattattgattaaaaatctatttttaaatttctataattaaataaaaaaataactatgaTTTGATTCGATTAAATGcaagtattaatttttttcgatttgaaagcaataaatatgataagtatATACATCTTTCAATACACACCGACACCTCTTACAGAAACCATCcatataaaatttcttatagattaaattaatcaattaaacaaacaaagaaatttaaataagCAATACTAAAATCATTATACATCAAATATCAGAAGAATACTATTTTTGTatagcaaaaataaaatgaaaaccTCAAGCTCAACAATTGACAAACTACCCAGGGAGGAATACTAGTAAATTGTGTACCAAAACTCTAACCTgagtttttataaataaaatataaataatatataaataattataaagttcatAGTAACTcgattcaatttatttattttttaaataaaattaaaattagaatagTATTAATTTTCGTagtttaaaatcatattaaatattaaattttaatatgtttgatCCATTTTACGgtacaattttaattttcaaccaTAGCAATAAATAATCAAAAGGATTACAATCATTTTGAATATTAGATactatatatttgaaataatcaGTCTTTTTTATATTGCAACGTTCATAATGTTAAAACATAGTCATAAGtacattttcttcaatttcttcttaCTTTTTGGATCAGATTTAAGGCACTATGTTCATAGACCATACATAAAATACTATCACCTTAAcacttaatgaataaaatagagACAATTTTTTTAGGATAATTATATCAAATGATTATTCATcgatttaattataaaaagtgGTTAATTTCTTCTCCACTTTTACTGTCGTCATCTTTTGTTACCAGTTTcatcttttagattttttccccctattcttcttcttccagctttttttaaaaaaaaaaaaaattcaatgtacCAAGAATATTAatagtttttagaaaataattcatcaatagatttgaaacattaaaaaaaaaaaatatcacacatTTTCAGATTGTTTAGACATAGTTTTGAGTTAGTTAAGATTAAATAGTCAgtgtatatttaggtatatatgaaatttagggaaatttacaatatattataataaaataatatttaccatttatagtaataaatattttttttccacttaatcacttttaatttatttataatataaatttaatacatataaaaataatttattatttacatattttataagttttaatgataaataatatatttattacacattttaatacacttaaaataaaatatgtaaaaattttacgaaacaaacataatatattttttaaaaaacaactctatttcatatatattgcatacattatttacttttaatacatattgtagatttaacataatattgctataaatgataataaataaaaaatattgataaaattagtaattatttattaaagtttatcaattcatataatttttctaaaataaatagattctACGTATAGTTAAGATTTTGagattatatatgatatataatcaatatataaccAAGTTATATTGTATAGTCGATAAgttctttttatgatttttgacCGTTTATGATTTTAgctttttataaaaacaaaaatatgattatatttatcatatatcaattattttataatagtgtaaattaggtatatagcattttatatagtaatattttcaaGTTATAGCATTAGAGTTTGAATTTCAgtgtataacatttaatatttcaatctataacattttattaataaatataatgttaattataatttattaaaaaaattgttattaacaattaataaaaaagggATAAATTAACAATGGATAATTAATATACCTAATTAACAAACAGATAAACTAATAATGGAAAatgagatattttattaattacattaaatGTAGTTAGCACATTTTGAACTATACACTAGCACGTTTTAaggaattttaattaaaaattaatattagattAACACGTTTTTAGGGATATCAAAAATTTTCAGATTAGCATCATTACCTTAAAAATCTCTAGTTAGtttaaatgatattattattttttttatttaattccttaaaaaattCTACCATATTTTAACgattattttcagatttttttcaaattggcattttgaaatctatttgcATCATCGTTACAATTcatctttttttcaaattttcacgATTATTTTCAGATTGGCATCAACGTAGAAGTCATTTTTCCCCAAAATTTCACGATTTTTTTTAGATCTGCATATTTCAGTTTGTTTTTTAGTAACCTGATAAATTTTGGCGTTTGAAACAATTTGATTTGATGTGATGAAGAACATTAtgtcaatattaattaaacatgatggaaagtggaattcatcatgttgatttttaattatgatttgtttcttttaattatgatttgtttattttaattaatttgatgttttttaCATGTACAACAGTGTTAGATTTTTTTGATAACTGTATTATCTGAAAACagtttgtatattattttttttgaatgaaataGTCATGTTACGTATAGCTTATTTGAAGTCTGGAGTTTGTATTATTAGTGTATGAAAAGTAATTGCAACGTGTATCAAATGTTTATGAAagtcctttttttaaaaaaaatattctagtttctattgaaattagaatatatgtttttgtattaattttttattaaaattatattgtgtTTATTTAATTGGAGTAGTTTGTAGGACattgaatgatatattaaatgtgtATGAAGTGTGTATGAATTATATAAACTAATTATAAATGGTCATCTTCTTCCAAAAGTTTTCCAATTTAAACTTGTGGTAAAAATTTGACTTGGGGACTTTGTCAAACTCTCCGAAATTTTCTGCAATTAATCTATTTGGAACAGATGGATCagaaacaaaatcagaaattgGTCAAGATTTTAGATCGGTTACAACGGTCAACTCTTTTAAGTCAAAACGTAACTCTGTACCATTTACATTGATAATGAATATGTCATCCCTGCCAGTTTCAAATTCAAGAAGGAAAGTATGACATAACAATTGACATcgaatttttatgttatgtaaatcataaaaaaattcaaatgaaatttCTTGTAAAAATTGCTGAAACTTATCTTGACCGAGGAAGGTCAACAAATCAACAAACGAAATCATGTTGATACAGAAAGATAAATGTGATTGAACCTTCTTCTCctataaaatttgtaaaactaatatGTGACTTTAAAACTACATACTAAACTCATTTAGTATGAATAtgtcaattcatacatcaaaatcaaaaaataaaatatatagttgCAATACTTATTATAATAGTCAAAATTATAGGATACACAACATtaatatatcattcatacacatatatttaACTGGACAAGAATATCATTTCATACATATATGATACAAAGGTAATACATAATGCATACACTCCTGTATCGATAATGACCAATTATTTCATACACAAAATCATACAAAACTAATACATTTATTATGTATCAAATCATATactgatatattcaaattatatcatatataaaacatacatcactaaatcattcaatattcatatttaattataatataaaatattaaaaactcaactcatacataaatcatacaatttCATGTAGTATactattgacaaataaaagcaaaaattaaatacaCTAACACAACACATTGtaatccaaatttgaaataatcttTTTACTGACTTTATCAACTTTTTTGGGTTTATTTGTAGCTTGTATCCCTgatgttttttttgaaaactttcttGTTGATCGATCACTTTCAATGCctctttgattttgtttttttccatcTTCGAATCAACTGAACTACACTTCTCTTTTCCCTTTGATTTCTGTGCTTGAGTTTTTGACAATATATTGAATGAAGGAACATGAAAGTCATCAGTCTCATCGACCaatcttttacttttacttgGGGTTTCACTACCTTTCCTAGACATTCTGTATGAACTAAATGGGGAACTGATCTGAGAGGGATGTTTGGATTTTGGGTGAACTGATCTGAGAGGGATAATGGGGAAGATGAATGAGGCGAGATTTGGGTAAGAACAAAAAATCTTTGCGTGTTGGAAAGAAATGACAAGTGAGGCAAGATTTGGGAAAGATCAAAATATCTTCGCGTGTTGGGGAGAGATGGAGTGTATTGGGGAAAGATGTCTATGTATGTATTGGTTGAAATGGGGTGGATAGTTATTGGGCAACCGTTTAATAgggaattaattaaaatcaaatccctattatttagattttgttttttaaaaggtaactatataatgtaaaatttaattaataataatttattatttatattaaaagctttaaaatgtgaaaaagagagaaaaaatcatgttttaatttgatttaaactAATTTGAGCATTTTAAGAAAACTGAATAATTTAAGTCCTTTTTAAATTCCTTAACATGTgctaatttgttaattattcattattaatcaaaattaattcaaatccCACAATTAGTGCTGGTTACCAATTCATACATAaacgttttttttctttttattttatcaaaaaaataaaaataaaaagttagttgtaaaaaataaaaataaatatttgaacatattaattagtatttaaataattacttataatttatttttaattaaatatatttttaattgatatgctataactCGATAATAATCTGctataagtaatttatttttaaaaagtaagtttataacttgatatatataACCTTAAATGTGTACAgagtgttatttttattttataatatatatttgaaactatccaaatataaatttgtaaaaagaTTACAAAAGGTATCTTCCAACTTGTTTATATGAACAACCAAAACAATGGAGCTTAAACTTAATTTGAGCTAAAAATCtcccttttgtttttgtttaccAATTCAATGGCGGAAAATTATAGCCTTCGTTTCCATATACAGACAACCAATTTTAGCGAGAACGAAGTCGAACAGGAGAACCCCACATACTCCTTTTCTCCTTATAATCCCACCTTCTTTATTCCCTCATTTGACTCGGGCACCGACCTTGTAACCGATTTGTTCGACTCCCGAAATGACGAAGTAACGGATCATCCCTATGTTGTTCACAACAATTCTAATTCTAGGGTTTTGCCAGACGATGAAGAACTAGAGCTTGGGTTTGAATTTGATGGACTTCGGGTCGTTGGGGTAGACTCCGAGTCCGATTCAGAAGACGAGGAGGTTATTCACCAAATTGGCAATTCGAGTGTGCCGGATTTGTGGAACTGTTTTCGGGTTGGTGATGAGGGGGATTTGGATGAAGATTCAGAGTGGGAAGAAGTTGAGAGGGTTGAAGGGAGGGAGGACAATATGAGTTATCTGATTGGACGAATGGAAGAAATTTCTGTTTCTTCTGATTTCTCTTCTGAAGAAGGAAATTTGGGTTTCGGTGAAGATGGAGAAGGGGGGCAATCGAGGAATTTAGAATGGGAATTTCTGGTGGCGGTTAATGATCTCGAAAGGAGCCTTGAACTTCACAATGCTGTTATACTTCAAGATGGCGGTGGGTTTGGTGCTGTTGATTTTGTTGGAAGCCAAGAGAGGTTAAAGGGTAGTCCACCAACAGCTAAATCTGTGCTGGAAAATCTTCCTTTGGTGGTCGTGAGTGATGAACATTTGAAAGGAAGCAATGCAGCTTGTGCAGTTTGCAAAGATGAGATTTTGTCAACGGAGAAAATGACTAGGTTGCCCTGTTCTCACTACTACCATTGTGATTGTATTATGCCATGGCTAAATATCCGTAATACATGTCCTGTTTGTCGCCACGAGTTGCCCACGGATAATGCTGATTATGAGAGGGAAAATGGAAGGAGTGCTGGTCAAGGACATGTTAATGATTTTCAGGTTAGATACAATTTTGAATCTGTGCTCTGACATTGCAAATTCTGTTCTGTTGACAGGTTTCGTGGACATAGTACTAATCTCATTTTAGCTGAGCATGTTGAAAAtctattcatatttttcttccttAACTTTTTTAGTGTTGGTACTGTATATGTAAAGTTGCCAATTTTATTCTGTGAGTATCACATAGACAGCTAGTTGGATTACCACcgaaaaatgatgaaaactCTAATTCTCTGTATATTCAAAGGTTAGTACCGTTTAAAAAAGAGTGtccctatttcctttttagtttgtttaaaaaagaatgactcctttcattttgttttaactttccaagtgacatgtttaagacgacattttggtacatttgacataactttaatttagaaccacaaaattaaaaagtcttcttcttttcttaaactccgttccaagtcaaactaggtcattcttttttaaatgaagGGAGTACTATTTTGGAAATTTAGAGTTGGTTTTGTTTTCTCAATGAGATGGTGAAAGTGTACACCATAGAATTATGAGATCTTTTTTTCTTGTCCAACTTGAAATGGTTGCCGAATCATTATCTTGGTAATATGCTGGGGAAGCTTTTCAGAATTTTCACCTTAGTGTATTCTAATATTTCTAATATATCTAGTTGTACGAAAGATCTTGCATCATATAGTGATGCTTACCTTTTTtataatattcacataattatCAAATCTCTGGATTTGTAACTTGCAGCATGTTGCCTTCACATGTGTTTATCATATATACTTACTTTCTTATCAGAACTTCTAGAGCCTTTTGATTTCTGCTTTCTTTTGACAAGTAAAAGAATTTCATTACATTGGCTACATTAGCACCAAGTACCTCTTCAAAGTGGATACAAAATACACCAGCTCCCTATACTTCCTGCAAGGAGCTAAAGAGTACAAATTAATTAGggataatacatatattggaccctaaacttagcttcaaattttaactttgacttccaactttcataatgcacaaacagacacgttaactatccaacttttaaataaataaacaaatgagtcctacatggcacaatacacgtaggacaccacgtaggataaaaaatgacatgtaggacatgtgtgtctatttgtttaactttatacaagtttgagtgtctatttgtgcacatccgAAGTTGAAGgatataaatgtgatttgaatcCAAGTTAAAgggtatatttatgtattatgccatatCTATGTTGTGTATGTATTTCAATATAAGCGAACagatataattatttctattttatatattactGTTAAAACCTTGGGTTGAAGCATTTGTTGTTTCTCTCTTTCCGAACAATTCATAAAAATGCGAACTGGAATCATGGTCTAACCCTTTTGGTGCTGCTTGCCAGTAATCCTTCCTTACCAGCTGAAATAAGTTACCTTTAGAGGCATGGGCATCATCAACTTTGTGTGTATAAAGGAGCATATTCAATAACTGTGTCAAGAGAGACACAACTAAATAAATGATTAGCGTCTTCAACTCTCTGGCACTCATTAGCAGCTGTTAAACATAACCGTACCCCTTATCTGGGGATAAcatcaagtcaaacaaatgtcATGAATAGCAGTCCAGCTGAAGCGAACTACCTTAAGAGATACTTTGTTTATTCAGATCTTCCCCGGACCAGTTTATGCTGGTACTCTTAGCTATTTTTATTGCATTGTAGGCTGTAGAATTGCTTGATAAAGAAAGATCCAGATTTACTTACCCCCATCTAAAGGAGTGACACTCATTTGTTGTCTCTTATACCGCTTATACAATATCAAATTATCAATAACTAAGATGATAGGGTATCAAATTTCCAATTATAACAGTTTCTCAGTTTTTAATTGCGTCATGATGTGTTTGGTGTTAAGCTATTGCAACCTGCTTTACTTTTAGAATGAAAAGGGAAAATCATCTTCATGATCTTAGGTACATGTCCATTATCATTTGAAAAAGAAGTTCTTGATGTATATTTTTCAAGGACAGAGGATGCTTCTTTCTCACATCCTCCTGAGCGACTAGAACTGCCAAATCTCTTGGTCGGAAATAAAGGAAATATTACCACGGAAGAAACTTCTCTCAGCAGTTGTCTGGAAGTTCTTTTCCTACTGGGTGGAAATTGTTCTGCTCGCTCTTTTCTTGAAATAGGAAATTTTAGTTTTTACAACTTCACAACCACATCTAAAACTGGGAGTTGAGACACGAACTAGTGGGGTGTTTGTCCATGAGCAATGGATTTATCTTCATCAACTGTATTTTTGACCGATACCGACCATTACTTTTTCgattaatataaaaaagtagTTAACTATGCTGTGAAGAACACAGTTTGTGAAATCTTTCTACCCAGAGATTAAGCCTACCTTATTTTGCAGTAACCATTGTCTTCTAGACTTCTTGATTTTTGCTTTTTTTCATAACAAACTCAACATTAGGGGTTCTTGTTAGGTATATTTCACTCTAATTTTCACTGTTCCAGAGTTACCTTCTCCCATATAACTTGGTAGAGATTATGTTGCTCACTCTTTACTTCCCATGAGATGTTACCTTCAGTTCGTGTGATTTCTTTCTACTCTTCACCTACTTTGTCTCAATTTCCAATCGTATTCGCCTGCATTATGTATCTACTCTAAATCATAGCTGCGGTTATGAAGAAGTTGGACAAATACAGAAGGCAGTACGTATCGATGGGAGGTATATTGGTCTTGTGTGACGGCATACTTAGTTattctttcaaaataattaaaaaggcaGGTGATTAGGTGTCTTGGGAATGATAATCAAGATCAGATCATCCACCTATGGACAAGTACCACCTTCTCCAACCAGATACTTTCTTCTCTCAAACATTTTTTAAGGTATAGGAAGAGATCTAGAAGGAAATTGACCATAAAAATGTGGGATGTGCTAACTTGGTAGTTCATT harbors:
- the LOC101246882 gene encoding E3 ubiquitin-protein ligase CIP8-like isoform X2 → MAENYSLRFHIQTTNFSENEVEQENPTYSFSPYNPTFFIPSFDSGTDLVTDLFDSRNDEVTDHPYVVHNNSNSRVLPDDEELELGFEFDGLRVVGVDSESDSEDEEVIHQIGNSSVPDLWNCFRVGDEGDLDEDSEWEEVERVEGREDNMSYLIGRMEEISVSSDFSSEEGNLGFGEDGEGGQSRNLEWEFLVAVNDLERSLELHNAVILQDGGGFGAVDFVGSQERLKGSPPTAKSVLENLPLVVVSDEHLKGSNAACAVCKDEILSTEKMTRLPCSHYYHCDCIMPWLNIRNTCPVCRHELPTDNADYERENGRSAGQGHVNDFQVISF
- the LOC101246882 gene encoding E3 ubiquitin-protein ligase CIP8-like isoform X3 — encoded protein: MAENYSLRFHIQTTNFSENEVEQENPTYSFSPYNPTFFIPSFDSGTDLVTDLFDSRNDEVTDHPYVVHNNSNSRVLPDDEELELGFEFDGLRVVGVDSESDSEDEEVIHQIGNSSVPDLWNCFRVGDEGDLDEDSEWEEVERVEGREDNMSYLIGRMEEISVSSDFSSEEGNLGFGEDGEGGQSRNLEWEFLVAVNDLERSLELHNAVILQDGGGFGAVDFVGSQERLKGSPPTAKSVLENLPLVVVSDEHLKGSNAACAVCKDEILSTEKMTRLPCSHYYHCDCIMPWLNIRNTCPVCRHELPTDNADYERENGRSAGQGHVNDFQ
- the LOC101246882 gene encoding E3 ubiquitin-protein ligase CIP8-like isoform X1; the encoded protein is MAENYSLRFHIQTTNFSENEVEQENPTYSFSPYNPTFFIPSFDSGTDLVTDLFDSRNDEVTDHPYVVHNNSNSRVLPDDEELELGFEFDGLRVVGVDSESDSEDEEVIHQIGNSSVPDLWNCFRVGDEGDLDEDSEWEEVERVEGREDNMSYLIGRMEEISVSSDFSSEEGNLGFGEDGEGGQSRNLEWEFLVAVNDLERSLELHNAVILQDGGGFGAVDFVGSQERLKGSPPTAKSVLENLPLVVVSDEHLKGSNAACAVCKDEILSTEKMTRLPCSHYYHCDCIMPWLNIRNTCPVCRHELPTDNADYERENGRSAGQGHVNDFQVQEESPRDQMPF